In Kitasatospora gansuensis, a genomic segment contains:
- the pafA gene encoding Pup--protein ligase, producing the protein MDRRIFGIENEYGVTCTFRGQRRLSPDEVARYLFRRVVSWGRSSNVFLRNGARLYLDVGSHPEYATPECDDVTELVTHDKAGERILEGLLVDAERRLHEEGIAGDVYLFKNNTDSAGNSYGCHENYLVARHGEFSRLADVLIPFLVTRQLICGAGKVLQTPRGAVYCVSQRAEHIWEGVSSATTRSRPIINTRDEPHADAERYRRLHVIVGDSNMSETTTLLKVGATDLVLRLIEAGVVLRDLTLENPIRAIREVSHDLTGTHQVRLANGREASALDIQEEYYSKALEFADRKGINTGTIARVLDLWGRTLEAVRTENFGSVATEIDWIMKHQLIERYREKHQMSMSNPRVAQIDLAYHDIHRRRGLFYLLQNKGQAERVTTDLKTFEAKSVPPQTTRARLRGDFIRRAQEQRRDFTVDWVHLKLNDQAQRTVLCKDPFRSVDERVEKLIAGM; encoded by the coding sequence ATGGACCGCCGAATTTTCGGGATCGAGAACGAGTACGGCGTCACCTGTACGTTCCGCGGGCAGCGTCGGCTGTCCCCGGACGAGGTGGCCAGGTACCTCTTCCGCCGCGTGGTCTCCTGGGGCCGCAGCAGCAACGTCTTCCTGCGCAACGGGGCCCGGCTGTACCTGGACGTGGGCTCGCACCCCGAGTACGCCACCCCCGAGTGCGACGACGTCACCGAGCTGGTGACGCACGACAAGGCGGGCGAGCGGATCCTCGAGGGGCTGCTGGTGGACGCCGAGCGGCGGCTGCACGAGGAGGGCATCGCGGGCGACGTCTACCTGTTCAAGAACAACACCGACTCGGCCGGCAACTCGTACGGCTGCCACGAGAACTACCTGGTGGCCCGGCACGGCGAGTTCTCCCGGCTGGCCGACGTGCTGATCCCGTTCCTGGTGACCCGTCAGCTGATCTGCGGCGCGGGCAAGGTGCTGCAGACCCCGCGCGGCGCGGTCTACTGCGTCAGCCAGCGGGCCGAGCACATCTGGGAGGGCGTCAGCTCGGCGACCACCCGGTCCCGTCCGATCATCAACACCAGGGACGAGCCGCACGCGGACGCCGAGCGGTACCGCCGGCTGCACGTGATCGTCGGCGACTCCAACATGTCGGAGACCACCACCCTGCTCAAGGTCGGCGCGACCGACCTGGTGCTGCGGCTGATCGAGGCCGGGGTGGTGCTGCGCGACCTGACGCTGGAGAACCCGATCCGGGCGATCCGCGAGGTCAGCCACGACCTCACCGGCACCCACCAGGTCCGGCTCGCCAACGGGCGGGAGGCCAGCGCGCTGGACATCCAGGAGGAGTACTACTCCAAGGCGCTGGAGTTCGCCGACCGCAAGGGCATCAACACCGGCACCATCGCCCGGGTGCTGGACCTCTGGGGCCGCACCCTGGAGGCGGTCCGCACCGAGAACTTCGGCTCGGTCGCCACCGAGATCGACTGGATCATGAAGCACCAGCTGATCGAGCGGTACCGCGAGAAGCACCAGATGAGCATGTCCAACCCCCGGGTGGCCCAGATCGACCTGGCGTACCACGACATCCACCGCCGGCGCGGGCTGTTCTACCTGCTGCAGAACAAGGGCCAGGCGGAGCGGGTGACCACCGACCTGAAGACCTTCGAGGCCAAGTCGGTGCCCCCGCAGACCACTCGGGCCCGGCTGCGCGGCGACTTCATCCGGCGGGCGCAGGAGCAGCGCCGGGACTTCACCGTCGACTGGGTGCACCTCAAGCTGAACGACCAGGCGCAGCGCACCGTGCTGTGCAAGGACCCGTTCCGTTCGGTGGACGAGCGGGTGGAGAAGCTGATCGCGGGTATGTGA
- the prcA gene encoding proteasome subunit alpha, with protein sequence MSTPFYVSPQQAMADRAEYARKGIARGRSVVVLTYDDGILFVAENTSRALHKVSEIYDQIAFAAVGRYNEFENLRIGGVRYADLRGYSYDRADVTARGLANVYAQTLGTIFSSVGEKPYEVELIVAEVGATTADDQIYRLTPDGSVVDEKNAVVVGGNADSIGNYLGEKHRAGLTLAGALKLAVDGLARDPNGGSPRTMTPDQLEVAVLDRTRFQQRKFKRILGGQLGRLLSGDDSAAAEEPDASE encoded by the coding sequence GTGTCCACACCGTTCTACGTCTCGCCCCAGCAGGCCATGGCGGACCGCGCGGAGTACGCCCGCAAGGGCATCGCGCGCGGCCGCAGCGTGGTCGTGCTCACCTACGACGACGGCATCCTCTTCGTCGCCGAGAACACCTCCCGGGCGCTGCACAAGGTGTCCGAGATCTACGACCAGATCGCCTTCGCCGCGGTCGGCCGCTACAACGAGTTCGAGAACCTGCGGATCGGCGGCGTGCGCTACGCCGACCTGCGCGGGTACTCCTACGACCGGGCCGATGTGACGGCCCGTGGGCTGGCCAACGTGTACGCCCAGACCCTCGGCACGATCTTCTCCTCGGTCGGCGAGAAGCCGTACGAGGTGGAGCTGATCGTGGCCGAGGTCGGCGCCACCACCGCGGACGACCAGATCTACCGGCTCACCCCCGACGGCTCGGTGGTGGACGAGAAGAACGCGGTCGTGGTCGGCGGCAACGCCGACTCGATCGGCAACTACCTGGGCGAGAAGCACCGCGCCGGCCTGACCCTGGCCGGGGCACTGAAGCTCGCCGTGGACGGCCTCGCCAGGGACCCGAACGGCGGCTCCCCGCGGACCATGACGCCGGATCAGCTGGAGGTCGCGGTGCTCGACCGCACCCGCTTCCAGCAGCGGAAGTTCAAGCGCATCCTGGGCGGCCAGCTCGGCCGCCTGCTGAGCGGCGACGACTCCGCCGCCGCGGAGGAGCCGGACGCCTCCGAGTAA
- the prcB gene encoding proteasome subunit beta: MEANTGGTGRLPAAFLTPGSSSFYDFLGQHSPELLPGGRKLPEGLTIEAPHGTTIVAAVFGGGVVIAGDRRATMGNVIAQRDIEKVFPADEYSAVGIAGTAGLAVEMVRLFQLELEHYEKIEGAVLSLEGKANRLTTMIRGNLGMAMQGLAVVPMFAGYDLRLGRGRIFTYDVTGGRSEERGFAATGSGSVFARGSLKKLYRADLTADQAATVVVQALYDAADDDSATGGPDMARKIFPIVSLITEDGFRRLTDDEVSTIAHSITDGRLEHPNGPQAPLL, translated from the coding sequence GTGGAAGCCAACACTGGTGGCACCGGGCGTCTACCGGCTGCCTTCCTGACTCCGGGGTCCTCGTCGTTCTACGACTTCCTCGGCCAGCACTCGCCGGAGCTGCTGCCCGGCGGCCGCAAGCTGCCCGAGGGTCTGACGATCGAGGCGCCGCACGGCACCACCATCGTCGCCGCGGTCTTCGGCGGCGGCGTGGTGATCGCCGGCGACCGCCGCGCCACGATGGGGAACGTGATCGCCCAGCGGGACATCGAGAAGGTGTTCCCGGCGGACGAGTACAGCGCCGTCGGCATCGCCGGCACGGCCGGCCTGGCGGTCGAGATGGTCCGGCTGTTCCAGCTGGAGCTGGAGCACTACGAGAAGATCGAGGGCGCCGTGCTCTCGCTGGAGGGCAAGGCCAACCGGCTGACCACGATGATCCGGGGCAACCTCGGGATGGCCATGCAGGGCCTCGCCGTGGTGCCGATGTTCGCCGGGTACGACCTCCGGCTCGGCCGCGGCCGGATCTTCACCTACGACGTCACCGGCGGCCGGTCCGAGGAGCGCGGCTTCGCGGCCACCGGCTCCGGCTCGGTGTTCGCCCGGGGCTCGCTGAAGAAGCTCTACCGCGCCGACCTGACGGCCGATCAGGCCGCCACCGTGGTGGTGCAGGCGCTGTACGACGCCGCCGACGACGACTCCGCCACCGGTGGCCCCGACATGGCCCGGAAGATCTTCCCGATCGTCTCGCTGATCACCGAGGACGGCTTCCGCCGGCTCACCGACGACGAGGTCTCCACGATCGCGCACTCGATCACCGACGGGCGCCTCGAACACCCCAACGGCCCGCAGGCCCCACTCCTCTAG
- a CDS encoding ubiquitin-like protein Pup: MASKDTGGGQQRANRSSEEVEEQAAEAQASDDLKERQEKLNDDVDAVLDEIDDVLESNAEDFVRQFVQKGGQ, from the coding sequence ATGGCCAGCAAGGACACCGGCGGTGGTCAGCAGCGGGCGAACCGTTCCTCCGAGGAGGTCGAGGAGCAGGCCGCGGAGGCACAGGCCTCGGACGACCTCAAGGAGCGCCAGGAAAAGCTCAACGACGACGTGGACGCGGTCCTGGACGAAATCGACGACGTGCTCGAGTCGAATGCGGAGGATTTCGTCCGGCAGTTCGTCCAGAAGGGCGGCCAGTAG
- the dop gene encoding depupylase/deamidase Dop, whose product MTVRRVMGIETEYGISVPGHPNANAMLTSSQIVNAYAAAMHRARRARWDFEEENPLRDARGFDLARDVADSSQLTDEDIGLANIILTNGARFYVDHAHPEYSSPEVTNPRDAVLWDKAGERIMAAAAARALELPNGQRINLYKNNTDNKGASYGTHENYLMQRATPFADIVRHLTPFFVSRQVITGAGRVGLGQEGNADGFQISQRADYFEVEVGLETTLKRPIINTRDEPHADAEKYRRLHVIIGDANLSEISTYLKLGTTALVLTMIEDGFITADLAVDQPVRTLHRVSHDPSLKYQLQLRNGRRLTAVQLQLEYFELARKYVEDRYGQDADEQTVDVLLRWEDVLNRLENDPMSLSRQLDWIAKKEILEGYRQRDGLDWDSSRLQLVDLQYSDVRPDKGLYNRLVARGRFERLLTEDEVSRAVSKPPEDTRAYFRGRCLEQYAEHVAAASWDSVIFDLPGRDSLQRVPTLEPLRGTREHVEALLDRCRTAEDLVRVLSGG is encoded by the coding sequence ATGACCGTACGGCGCGTGATGGGGATCGAGACCGAGTACGGGATCTCCGTGCCGGGCCACCCGAACGCCAACGCCATGCTCACCTCGTCCCAGATCGTCAACGCCTACGCGGCCGCGATGCACCGGGCGCGGCGGGCTCGCTGGGACTTCGAGGAGGAGAACCCGCTGCGGGACGCGCGCGGCTTCGACCTGGCGCGCGACGTGGCCGACTCCAGCCAGCTGACCGACGAGGACATCGGCCTGGCCAACATCATCCTCACCAACGGCGCCCGGTTCTACGTCGACCACGCGCACCCGGAGTACAGCTCGCCGGAGGTCACCAACCCGCGCGACGCGGTGCTCTGGGACAAGGCGGGGGAGCGGATCATGGCCGCCGCGGCCGCCCGCGCCCTGGAGCTGCCGAACGGGCAGCGGATCAACCTCTACAAGAACAACACCGACAACAAGGGCGCTTCCTACGGCACCCACGAGAACTACCTGATGCAGCGGGCCACCCCGTTCGCCGACATCGTCCGCCACCTCACCCCGTTCTTCGTCTCCCGGCAGGTGATCACCGGCGCGGGCCGGGTCGGTCTCGGCCAGGAGGGCAACGCGGACGGCTTCCAGATCAGCCAGCGGGCCGACTACTTCGAGGTCGAGGTCGGGCTCGAGACCACCCTCAAACGGCCCATCATCAACACCCGGGACGAACCGCACGCCGACGCCGAGAAGTACCGCCGGCTGCACGTGATCATCGGGGACGCCAACCTCTCGGAGATCTCCACCTACCTCAAGCTGGGCACCACCGCGCTGGTCCTGACGATGATCGAGGACGGCTTCATCACCGCCGACCTGGCCGTCGACCAGCCGGTCAGGACCTTGCACCGGGTCTCCCACGACCCCTCGCTGAAGTACCAGCTGCAGCTGCGCAACGGCCGCCGGCTGACCGCTGTCCAGCTCCAGCTGGAGTACTTCGAGCTGGCCCGCAAGTACGTCGAGGACCGGTACGGCCAGGACGCCGACGAGCAGACCGTCGACGTGCTGCTGCGCTGGGAGGACGTGCTGAACCGGCTGGAGAACGACCCGATGAGCCTGTCCAGGCAACTGGACTGGATCGCCAAGAAGGAGATCCTGGAGGGCTACCGGCAGCGTGACGGCCTGGACTGGGACAGCTCCCGGCTCCAGCTGGTCGACCTCCAGTACAGCGACGTCCGCCCCGACAAGGGCCTCTACAACCGCCTGGTGGCGCGCGGCCGGTTCGAGCGGCTGCTCACCGAGGACGAGGTCTCCCGGGCGGTCTCCAAGCCCCCGGAGGACACCAGGGCGTACTTCCGGGGCCGCTGTCTGGAGCAGTACGCCGAGCACGTGGCGGCGGCCTCCTGGGACTCCGTCATCTTCGACCTGCCGGGGCGGGACTCGCTCCAGCGGGTGCCGACCCTGGAGCCGCTGCGCGGCACCAGGGAGCACGTCGAGGCGTTGCTGGACCGCTGCCGGACGGCCGAGGACCTGGTCCGCGTACTCTCCGGTGGGTAA
- the arc gene encoding proteasome ATPase, with product MASHDDDYNRSAGRPVRGSDEAAQVSYLEQEVAALRRKLADSPRSSRILEDRIVELQTNLAGVTAQNERLASTLREARDQIVALKEEVDRLAQPPAGFGTFLTQNEDGTADIFTGGRKLRVNVSPSIDLDELRRGQEVMLNEALNVVEAMAFESIGDIVTLKEVLEDGERALVTGHTDEERVVRLAEPLHGVTLRSGDALLLEPRSGYVYEVVPKSEVEDLVLEEVPDIDYRQIGGLGNQIEQIRDAVELPYLHADLFKEYELRPPKGVLLYGPPGCGKTLIAKAVANSLAKKVAEVTGRPQGKSYFLNIKGPELLNKYVGETERQIRLVFQRAREKASEGTPVIVFFDEMESLFRTRGSGVSSDVENTIVPQLLAEIDGVEGLENVIVIGASNREDMIDPAILRPGRLDVKIKIERPDAEAAKDIFSKYLKDSLPFHPDDLKEHEGSVEATVLGMIQAVVERMYTETEENRFLEVTYANGDKEVLYFKDFNSGAMIQNIVDRAKKMAIKAFLDTGQHGLRVAHLLAACVDEFKENEDLPNTTNPDDWARISGKKGERIVFIRTLVTGKQGAESGRSIDTVANTGQYL from the coding sequence GTGGCATCCCACGATGACGACTACAACCGCAGCGCCGGCCGGCCCGTTCGGGGTTCCGACGAGGCTGCTCAGGTCTCGTACCTTGAGCAGGAGGTCGCCGCCCTGCGCCGCAAGCTCGCCGACTCACCGCGCAGTTCTCGGATTCTCGAGGACCGCATCGTCGAGCTCCAGACCAACCTGGCCGGTGTCACCGCCCAGAACGAACGGCTCGCCTCCACGCTCCGCGAGGCCCGCGACCAGATCGTGGCCCTCAAGGAGGAAGTCGACCGGCTCGCCCAGCCCCCGGCCGGATTCGGCACCTTCCTCACGCAGAACGAGGACGGTACCGCCGACATCTTCACCGGTGGCCGCAAGCTGCGGGTGAACGTCAGCCCGAGCATCGACCTCGACGAACTCCGCCGTGGTCAGGAGGTGATGCTCAACGAGGCGCTCAACGTCGTGGAAGCGATGGCCTTCGAGAGCATCGGCGACATCGTGACCCTCAAGGAGGTGCTGGAGGACGGCGAACGCGCCCTGGTCACCGGTCACACCGACGAGGAGCGGGTGGTCCGGCTCGCCGAGCCGCTGCACGGCGTCACGCTGCGCTCCGGTGACGCCCTCCTGCTGGAGCCCCGCTCCGGCTACGTCTACGAAGTCGTCCCCAAGTCGGAGGTCGAGGACCTGGTCCTCGAGGAGGTGCCGGACATCGACTACCGGCAGATCGGCGGTCTGGGCAACCAGATCGAGCAGATCCGCGACGCGGTCGAACTCCCGTACCTGCACGCCGACCTGTTCAAGGAGTACGAGCTGCGCCCGCCCAAGGGCGTGCTGCTCTACGGCCCGCCCGGCTGCGGCAAGACGCTCATCGCCAAGGCGGTGGCGAACTCGCTGGCCAAGAAGGTCGCCGAGGTGACCGGGCGCCCGCAGGGCAAGAGCTACTTCCTGAACATCAAGGGCCCGGAGCTGCTGAACAAGTACGTCGGCGAGACCGAGCGGCAGATCCGCCTGGTCTTCCAGCGGGCCAGGGAGAAGGCCAGCGAGGGTACTCCGGTCATCGTCTTCTTCGACGAGATGGAGTCGCTGTTCCGCACCCGTGGGTCGGGCGTCAGCTCGGACGTGGAGAACACCATCGTCCCCCAGCTGCTCGCCGAGATCGACGGTGTGGAGGGCCTGGAGAACGTCATCGTGATCGGCGCCTCGAACCGCGAGGACATGATCGACCCGGCGATCCTGCGGCCCGGCCGCCTGGACGTCAAGATCAAGATCGAGCGCCCCGACGCCGAGGCCGCGAAGGACATCTTCTCCAAGTACCTCAAGGACTCGCTGCCGTTCCACCCGGACGACCTCAAGGAGCACGAGGGCTCGGTCGAGGCGACCGTGCTCGGGATGATCCAGGCCGTGGTTGAGCGGATGTACACCGAGACCGAGGAGAACCGCTTCCTGGAGGTCACCTACGCCAACGGTGACAAGGAGGTCCTGTACTTCAAGGACTTCAACTCCGGCGCGATGATCCAGAACATCGTCGACCGGGCGAAGAAGATGGCCATCAAGGCCTTCCTCGACACCGGCCAGCACGGTCTGCGGGTGGCCCACCTGCTCGCCGCCTGCGTGGACGAGTTCAAGGAGAACGAGGACCTGCCGAACACCACCAACCCGGACGACTGGGCCCGGATCTCGGGCAAGAAGGGCGAGCGGATCGTCTTCATCCGCACCCTGGTCACCGGCAAGCAGGGCGCCGAGTCCGGCCGGTCGATCGACACCGTGGCGAACACGGGGCAGTACCTGTAA
- a CDS encoding ferredoxin, whose translation MSVTGEATTGEALEVWIDQDLCTGDGICVQYAPEVFELDIDGLAYVKGDDDELRQQPGDSAPVPLTLLQDVVDSAKECPGDCIHVRRVSDRVEVYGPDAD comes from the coding sequence ATGTCGGTGACCGGCGAAGCCACCACGGGCGAAGCGCTTGAGGTCTGGATCGACCAGGACCTCTGCACGGGGGACGGCATCTGTGTGCAGTACGCCCCCGAGGTCTTCGAGTTGGACATCGATGGCCTGGCCTACGTCAAGGGCGACGACGACGAGCTGCGCCAGCAGCCCGGCGACTCCGCGCCGGTGCCGCTGACGCTGCTTCAGGACGTGGTGGATTCGGCCAAGGAGTGCCCCGGGGACTGCATCCACGTCCGCCGGGTGAGCGACCGGGTCGAGGTGTACGGCCCGGACGCCGACTGA
- a CDS encoding tRNA (adenine-N1)-methyltransferase produces MSEPTGATRRRGPFQVGDQVQLTDPKGRHYTFTLQAGNQFHTHKGAFPHDELIGAPEGTVVRTTGNVPYLALRPLLPDYVLSMPRGAAVIYPKDAGQILAMADIFAGARVVEAGVGSGALSTYLLRAVGDTGLLASYERRQDFADIAKANVERYFGSPHPAWKLTVGDLQDNLVETEVDRMILDMLAPWECLDVASKALVPGGLLCCYVATTTQLSRTVEALREHGTFTEPASWETMVRTWHVEGLAVRPDHRMIGHTGFLLTSRRLADGVEPPLRRRRPAKGSYGEDYESGPGAAEKSLAERAAERAAAAAHTAAKEAE; encoded by the coding sequence ATGTCCGAACCGACCGGTGCCACCCGCCGACGCGGGCCCTTCCAGGTCGGGGACCAGGTCCAGCTGACCGACCCCAAGGGCCGCCACTACACGTTCACGCTCCAGGCCGGGAACCAGTTCCACACCCACAAGGGTGCGTTCCCCCATGACGAGCTGATCGGCGCCCCCGAGGGCACTGTCGTGCGCACCACGGGGAACGTCCCGTATCTCGCGCTGCGCCCCCTGCTCCCCGACTACGTCCTGTCCATGCCCCGCGGCGCCGCCGTGATCTACCCCAAGGACGCGGGGCAGATCCTGGCGATGGCCGACATCTTCGCGGGCGCCCGCGTGGTCGAGGCGGGTGTCGGCTCCGGCGCGCTCTCCACGTACCTGCTGCGCGCCGTCGGTGACACCGGCCTGCTCGCCTCGTACGAGCGCCGCCAGGACTTCGCCGACATCGCCAAGGCCAACGTCGAGCGTTACTTCGGCAGCCCGCACCCGGCTTGGAAGCTGACGGTCGGTGACCTCCAGGACAACCTGGTGGAGACCGAGGTCGACCGGATGATCCTCGACATGCTGGCCCCCTGGGAGTGCCTGGACGTGGCGTCCAAGGCGCTCGTCCCCGGCGGTCTGCTCTGCTGCTACGTGGCCACCACCACGCAGCTCTCGCGCACCGTCGAGGCGCTCCGCGAGCACGGCACCTTCACCGAGCCGGCGTCCTGGGAGACCATGGTCCGCACCTGGCACGTCGAGGGTCTCGCCGTCCGCCCGGACCACCGCATGATCGGCCACACCGGCTTCCTGCTGACCAGCCGTCGGCTGGCCGACGGGGTCGAGCCGCCGCTGCGCCGTCGCCGCCCGGCCAAGGGCTCGTACGGCGAGGACTACGAGAGCGGCCCCGGCGCGGCGGAGAAGTCGCTCGCCGAGCGCGCGGCCGAGCGGGCCGCCGCGGCTGCGCACACGGCCGCCAAGGAAGCCGAGTAA
- a CDS encoding site-2 protease family protein has protein sequence MSETSGQRERPGGILMGRPFGVPVYVTPSWFVIAALITYVFGGQLAEVLPELGGTRYLVSFSFAVAFYASVLVHELAHTVVALRLKLNPRRIQLQFFGGVSEIEKEADTPAREFWLAFVGPLLSLVLGGVFYLAFQGVHSASVPGVLLAGLFVSNLVVAAFNLLPGLPLDGGRILRALVWGVTGRPMTGTVAAVWTGRALALVVLIGLPLYTASRSGLERSTTDGLIDSVLAAVLAVIIWNGAGGALRNARLKEALPALRLAELARRSVSVTADTPLGEALRRAREAQAGAVVVVDGNGEPTGLVKEAAVNAVPEQRRPWVAVGGLARDLEPGLRLGVELTGEQLLTAMRGTPATEYLVLRPDGTVYGVLTLSDLERRLNAAVRRR, from the coding sequence GTGAGTGAGACCAGCGGGCAGCGGGAACGGCCCGGCGGGATCCTGATGGGGCGTCCGTTCGGCGTGCCCGTCTACGTCACGCCGTCCTGGTTCGTCATCGCGGCGCTGATCACCTACGTCTTCGGCGGCCAGCTCGCCGAGGTGCTGCCCGAGCTCGGCGGCACCCGCTACCTGGTCTCGTTCTCCTTCGCGGTGGCGTTCTACGCCTCGGTGCTGGTGCACGAGCTGGCGCACACCGTGGTGGCGCTCCGGCTCAAGCTCAACCCGCGCCGGATCCAGCTGCAGTTCTTCGGCGGCGTCTCCGAGATCGAGAAGGAGGCCGACACCCCGGCCCGGGAGTTCTGGCTGGCCTTCGTCGGCCCGCTGCTCTCGCTGGTCCTCGGCGGTGTCTTCTACCTGGCCTTCCAGGGCGTGCACTCGGCCAGTGTGCCCGGGGTGCTGCTGGCCGGACTCTTCGTCAGCAACCTGGTGGTGGCCGCCTTCAACCTGCTGCCCGGCCTGCCGCTGGACGGCGGCCGGATCCTGCGCGCGCTGGTCTGGGGCGTCACCGGGCGCCCGATGACGGGCACCGTGGCCGCCGTCTGGACCGGCCGGGCGCTGGCCCTGGTGGTGCTGATCGGCCTGCCGCTGTACACCGCCTCGCGCAGCGGCCTGGAGCGCTCCACCACGGACGGCCTGATCGACAGCGTGCTGGCCGCCGTGCTTGCCGTGATCATCTGGAACGGGGCCGGCGGCGCCCTGCGCAACGCCCGGCTCAAGGAGGCGCTGCCCGCCCTGCGGCTGGCCGAACTGGCCAGGCGCAGCGTCTCGGTGACCGCCGACACCCCCCTCGGCGAGGCGCTCCGGCGGGCCCGGGAGGCCCAGGCCGGCGCTGTCGTCGTGGTGGACGGGAACGGCGAGCCGACCGGCCTGGTGAAGGAGGCGGCGGTGAACGCCGTCCCGGAGCAGCGCCGCCCCTGGGTCGCGGTCGGCGGCCTGGCCCGGGACCTGGAGCCGGGCCTGCGGCTCGGCGTCGAGCTGACCGGGGAGCAGCTGCTGACCGCGATGCGCGGCACCCCGGCGACCGAGTACCTGGTGCTCCGGCCGGACGGCACGGTGTACGGCGTGCTGACCCTGTCCGACCTGGAGCGGCGGCTGAACGCGGCGGTCCGCAGGCGCTGA
- a CDS encoding RecB family exonuclease, with protein MHQTDSAPAEAAPASAEIPAPRTPRPPTGLSPSRAGDFMTCPLLYRLRVIDRLPEPPSAAATRGTVVHAVLERLFDSPAAERTPEQALGLLRPQWERLLGERPELSGLFPDDPDGAALTRWLGDAEKLIDRWFRLEDPTRLHPVERELYVETVLGSGLLLRGYIDRVDVAPSGEVRLVDYKTGRAPSRDFEGKAMFQMKFYALVVWRWKGVLPKRLQLVYLGGGGDVVTYDPDEADLLAVERKLTALWEAIGQAVATGDFPATRNRLCDWCDHQNSCPEFGGTPPPYPLPVRRHDDGQEDERGDVRADDGPVTGQTGKESE; from the coding sequence ATGCACCAGACCGACAGCGCCCCCGCCGAGGCGGCCCCTGCCTCGGCGGAGATCCCCGCCCCCAGAACGCCGCGGCCGCCGACCGGGCTGTCACCGAGCCGGGCGGGCGACTTCATGACCTGCCCGCTGCTCTACCGCCTGCGGGTGATCGACCGGCTGCCGGAGCCGCCCAGCGCGGCCGCCACCCGGGGCACCGTGGTGCACGCGGTCCTGGAGCGGCTGTTCGACAGCCCGGCCGCCGAGCGCACCCCGGAGCAGGCCCTCGGGCTGCTCCGGCCGCAGTGGGAGCGGCTGCTCGGCGAGCGGCCCGAGCTCTCCGGGCTGTTCCCCGACGACCCGGACGGCGCGGCGCTGACCCGCTGGCTGGGCGACGCGGAGAAGCTGATCGACCGTTGGTTCCGGCTGGAGGACCCGACCAGGCTGCACCCGGTGGAGCGCGAGCTCTACGTGGAGACGGTGCTCGGCTCGGGCCTGCTGCTGCGCGGCTACATCGACCGGGTCGACGTCGCGCCGAGCGGTGAGGTCCGGCTGGTCGACTACAAGACCGGCCGGGCGCCCTCGCGCGACTTCGAGGGCAAGGCGATGTTCCAGATGAAGTTCTACGCCCTGGTGGTCTGGCGGTGGAAGGGCGTGCTGCCCAAGCGCCTCCAGCTGGTCTACCTGGGCGGCGGCGGGGACGTGGTCACGTACGACCCGGACGAGGCCGACCTGCTCGCGGTGGAGCGGAAGCTGACCGCCCTCTGGGAGGCCATCGGCCAGGCGGTCGCCACCGGCGACTTCCCGGCCACCCGCAACCGGCTGTGCGACTGGTGCGACCATCAGAACAGCTGCCCGGAGTTCGGGGGAACTCCCCCGCCGTACCCGCTGCCGGTGCGGCGGCACGACGACGGGCAGGAAGACGAGCGCGGCGACGTACGCGCAGACGACGGTCCCGTGACGGGACAGACGGGCAAGGAGTCCGAGTGA
- a CDS encoding response regulator, with product MTIRVLLVDDQPLLRTGFRMILEAEADLVVVGEAGDGQQALEQVRALQPDVVLMDIRMPRMDGVEATRRIAGPGRDGPAKVLVLTTFDLDEYVVEALRAGASGFLLKDVPAEELVQAIRVVADGAAMLAPSITRRLLDMYATKLPSGDEAPPQALTALTERELEVLKLVARGLSNAEIAGELYVSETTVKTHVGHVLTKLQLRDRVQAAVYAYESGLVRPGAQ from the coding sequence GTGACGATCCGAGTGCTGCTGGTCGACGACCAGCCGCTGCTGCGTACCGGTTTCCGGATGATCCTGGAGGCCGAGGCCGACCTGGTGGTGGTGGGCGAGGCCGGGGACGGGCAGCAGGCGCTTGAGCAGGTCCGGGCGCTCCAGCCGGACGTGGTGCTGATGGACATCCGGATGCCCCGGATGGACGGCGTCGAGGCCACCCGGCGGATCGCCGGCCCCGGCCGGGACGGCCCGGCCAAGGTGCTGGTGCTCACCACCTTCGACCTGGACGAGTACGTGGTCGAGGCGCTCCGGGCGGGGGCCAGCGGCTTCCTGCTCAAGGACGTGCCGGCCGAGGAACTGGTGCAGGCGATCCGGGTGGTCGCGGACGGCGCGGCGATGCTGGCCCCGTCCATCACCCGCCGGCTGCTGGACATGTACGCCACCAAGCTGCCCTCCGGCGACGAGGCGCCGCCGCAGGCGCTCACCGCGCTGACGGAGCGTGAGCTCGAGGTGCTCAAGCTGGTGGCCCGGGGGCTCTCCAACGCGGAGATCGCCGGCGAACTGTACGTCAGCGAGACGACGGTGAAGACGCACGTCGGGCACGTGCTGACCAAGCTCCAGCTGCGGGACCGGGTGCAGGCCGCGGTCTACGCGTACGAGAGCGGCCTGGTCCGGCCGGGCGCGCAGTAG